The Candidatus Hydrogenedentota bacterium DNA window TCCGGGCGCAATGCCGATGCCGCCGACTTGTGCCGCCAAGGCATCACTGAAATAATCGCCGTTCAGGTTCATGGTTGCAACCACTTCAAATTCGCGCGGGCGGGTCAAGATCTGTTGGAGGAAGATATCTGCGATGGCGTCTTTGACGAGGATTTTATCGCCGGGATTACCGTTGCAATCGTCCCATCCGACGGCGACATCAGCGAATTCGTTGCGCACGAGCTCGTAACCCCATTTACGGAAAGCGCCTTCCGTATACTTCATGATATTGCCTTTGTGTACGAGGGTAACGCTTTTGCATTTATGGTCTACGGCATGCTGCAGCGCTGCGCGGATGAGACGCTTGGAACCGGTCTCGCTGATGGGTTTAACGCCTATCCCTGAATCGCTTCGGATTTGCCATCCGAATTCACGCTGACAAAAGTCAATGAGTTTTTTCGCTTCCGGTGTGCCCTCTTCCAATTCCATGCCGGAATACACGTCTTCGGTGTTTTCTCTGAAGATGATCATGTCTACGGCTTCTGGATCGCATACGGGGCTGGGCACGCCCGGAAAATGGCGTACGGGCCGTACACAAGCGAAGAGATCCAGCTGCTGGCGTAGACTCACATTAAGGCTTCTGAATCCGCCGCCGATGGGCGTGGTCAAGGGGCCTTTGATGGCGATGGTGTATTTGCGTATGGCGTCCAGCGTTTCATCGGGCAGATAATTGGCGTACACGCCGTTTGCTTTTTCTCCTGCATAGATTTCCATCCATGCAATTTTTCGTTTTGATCCATAGCAATGTTTCACGGCTTCTTCGAAGAGGAAATGGGAGGCACGCCAAATGTCGGGGCCTGTACCATCGCCTTCTATAAAGCCAATGATCGGCACGTCCGGCGTAACCAATTTACCATCGGTACCAATGTGAACAGCGTCTCCTGCGGGAACGTTGATGTGTTTGTAGTTGCTCATTCAGTCCTCTCCGGTTAAAGTTGCTTTGCACCGTTTATGCGGGGCGTTGTGAAAATAAAAGGATGTGCGCTTGGGCGCGGGCTTATAGTCTGGTATGGGTCGCTTCGGGCAGTGCCACCATGTGCACTTCACTGACATGGGGCATTTGGCGCAGTTTATCGAGGGTATCCTCATTGAGCGGCGCATCCAGGTTGAGTACGGTCATGGCGTTGCCGCCTTTGGTATCACGGCCGAGGGTGAGGTTAGCGATGTTTACGCCGGCTTCGCCGATGGCGGTGCATACGCGGCCGATGATGAGGGGCTTATCTTCATTGGCGCAAACGAGCATGTATCCTTCGGGCGTAGCGTCGACGCGCATGCCGTTGATCGTGCAAATGCGCGGATCGTCGCGGTTAAAGAGGGTTCCGCGCACCGTATGCTTCTCTTGATCGGTGATGACTGTGATCCCGATTTCAAAGGCGTAGCTGGAGGAT harbors:
- the icd gene encoding NADP-dependent isocitrate dehydrogenase — translated: MSNYKHINVPAGDAVHIGTDGKLVTPDVPIIGFIEGDGTGPDIWRASHFLFEEAVKHCYGSKRKIAWMEIYAGEKANGVYANYLPDETLDAIRKYTIAIKGPLTTPIGGGFRSLNVSLRQQLDLFACVRPVRHFPGVPSPVCDPEAVDMIIFRENTEDVYSGMELEEGTPEAKKLIDFCQREFGWQIRSDSGIGVKPISETGSKRLIRAALQHAVDHKCKSVTLVHKGNIMKYTEGAFRKWGYELVRNEFADVAVGWDDCNGNPGDKILVKDAIADIFLQQILTRPREFEVVATMNLNGDYFSDALAAQVGGIGIAPGANINYVTGHAIFEATHGTAPKYANLDKVNPSSVVLSGVMMFEYMGWQEVADAIIAALTRTFNEKKVTYDFARLMQGATELKCSEFAKAVAANL